A single genomic interval of Hafnia alvei harbors:
- a CDS encoding MFS transporter, producing the protein MQKSLSAAGRLGRQALLFPLCLVLYEFTTYIGNDMIQPGMLTVVQEFNVGQEWVPTSMTAYLAGGMFLQWLLGPLSDRIGRRPVMLAGVAYFVVMCLAILLAQTIEQFTLLRFLQGVSLCFIGAVGYAAIQESFEESVCIKITALMANVALIAPLLGPLAGAAWVHILPWQMMFVMFAALAAFSFYGLWRAMPETATRRGEKLSLKALGQDYKQVLSNRHFLCGALATGFASLPLLAWIAQSPVIIISGEGLSSYDYGLLQVPVFGALILGNFTLAKLTSTRSVRSLIKLGAWPMMLGLAIAAVATVHASHAYLWMTAGLSIYAFGIGIANAGLYRLTLFSSDMSKGTVSAAMGMLSMLIFTVGIELTKHAYLLGGNSWFSLFNLMSGIIWLTLVALFLRNKQVGMPQAA; encoded by the coding sequence ATGCAAAAGTCTCTCTCCGCCGCAGGGCGATTGGGCCGACAGGCGCTGCTGTTTCCGCTTTGTCTGGTTCTGTATGAATTCACCACCTATATCGGCAACGACATGATCCAGCCCGGTATGTTGACCGTGGTGCAAGAATTTAACGTTGGCCAAGAATGGGTACCAACGTCAATGACCGCTTATCTGGCCGGTGGCATGTTCCTGCAATGGCTGCTTGGACCATTGTCGGACCGCATTGGGCGTCGTCCCGTTATGTTGGCTGGCGTGGCCTATTTTGTCGTGATGTGTTTAGCCATTTTGCTGGCACAGACAATCGAGCAATTTACGCTGCTGCGCTTCTTGCAGGGTGTGAGCCTGTGCTTTATTGGGGCAGTGGGCTATGCCGCCATTCAAGAGTCCTTTGAAGAGTCGGTGTGCATAAAAATCACCGCGCTGATGGCAAACGTGGCCCTGATTGCTCCGTTACTAGGGCCTTTGGCTGGTGCCGCTTGGGTGCATATTTTGCCATGGCAAATGATGTTTGTGATGTTTGCCGCACTCGCCGCGTTCTCATTCTATGGGCTGTGGCGTGCTATGCCTGAAACCGCGACGCGTCGCGGTGAAAAGCTGTCGCTGAAAGCGCTGGGGCAGGACTATAAACAGGTGCTGTCAAACCGCCATTTTCTGTGCGGTGCGCTCGCGACCGGTTTCGCCAGTTTGCCGCTTCTCGCTTGGATCGCGCAGTCTCCGGTCATCATAATTAGCGGCGAAGGTTTAAGCAGCTATGATTACGGGCTTCTACAGGTTCCGGTGTTCGGCGCTCTGATTCTAGGCAACTTTACGCTGGCGAAACTGACCAGTACTCGCAGCGTTCGCTCCCTGATTAAACTTGGCGCATGGCCAATGATGCTGGGACTGGCAATCGCGGCGGTTGCGACGGTGCACGCTTCTCATGCCTATCTGTGGATGACGGCGGGACTGAGTATCTACGCCTTCGGGATCGGGATCGCTAACGCAGGATTATATCGTTTAACGCTATTTTCCAGCGATATGAGCAAAGGCACAGTGTCGGCGGCAATGGGCATGCTCAGTATGCTGATTTTTACCGTCGGTATTGAGTTAACCAAACACGCCTATTTGCTCGGCGGTAATAGCTGGTTCAGCCTATTTAACCTGATGAGCGGTATTATTTGGCTGACGCTTGTGGCGCTGTTCTTGCGTAATAAGCAGGTCGGGATGCCGCAGGCGGCATAA
- the xylR gene encoding D-xylose utilization transcriptional activator XylR (D-xylose enhances binding of XylR to the xyl promoter and activates transcription.), whose product MFAKRYRITLLFNANKAYDRQVVEGVGEYLQASQCDWDIFIEEDFRCRIDNIRDWLGDGVIADFDDREIETLLSNLEVPIVGVGGSYHREEDYPPVSYIATDNHALVESAFLHLKEKGINRFAFYGLPTSSDKRWAQEREYFFRQLVAKEQYQGVVYQGMETTPDNWQYAQNRLADWVQTLPPQTGIIAVTDARARHLLQVCEHLDIAVPEKISVIGIDNEELTRYLSRVALSSVAQGTRQMGYRAAKMLHQLLSSGKPSVPQRVLVPPIKVVERRSTDFRSLSDPSVIQAMHFIRHHACEGIKVEQVLDAVGMSRSNLEKRFKDETGQTIHAVIHEEKLDRARNLLIATSLSINEISQMCGYPSLQYFYSVFKKGYSMTPKDYRDRFGDNIG is encoded by the coding sequence ATGTTTGCCAAACGCTATCGCATTACATTGTTATTCAATGCCAACAAGGCGTATGACCGTCAGGTGGTGGAAGGTGTCGGTGAGTATTTACAGGCTTCTCAGTGTGATTGGGATATTTTTATCGAAGAGGACTTTCGTTGCCGCATCGACAATATCAGAGATTGGCTGGGCGATGGCGTGATTGCCGATTTTGACGATCGTGAAATTGAAACGCTGTTAAGCAATCTCGAAGTGCCGATTGTCGGCGTTGGTGGCTCCTATCATCGCGAAGAGGACTATCCACCTGTTTCTTACATCGCCACCGATAATCACGCGCTGGTTGAAAGCGCATTTTTGCATCTCAAAGAAAAAGGCATCAACCGCTTCGCTTTTTATGGCCTGCCAACCAGCAGCGATAAACGATGGGCGCAGGAGCGAGAGTATTTTTTCCGTCAGTTGGTCGCTAAAGAACAGTACCAAGGCGTGGTTTATCAAGGGATGGAAACAACGCCGGATAACTGGCAATACGCACAGAACCGACTGGCTGACTGGGTACAGACGCTGCCGCCGCAAACCGGCATTATTGCCGTTACCGATGCGCGTGCTCGCCATCTATTACAGGTATGCGAGCATCTTGATATTGCCGTACCTGAAAAAATCAGCGTCATCGGCATCGATAATGAAGAACTCACGCGATATCTGTCACGCGTGGCGCTTTCGTCGGTCGCACAAGGCACACGCCAGATGGGTTATCGTGCAGCTAAAATGCTGCATCAGCTGCTATCAAGCGGAAAGCCGTCGGTTCCTCAACGTGTTTTAGTTCCGCCAATAAAAGTGGTTGAGCGAAGATCGACAGATTTTCGCTCGCTAAGCGATCCGTCCGTGATTCAAGCCATGCATTTTATTCGTCACCATGCCTGCGAAGGGATCAAGGTTGAACAGGTTTTGGATGCCGTGGGAATGTCCCGTTCAAACCTAGAGAAGCGTTTTAAAGATGAAACCGGGCAAACGATTCATGCCGTGATCCATGAAGAGAAATTGGATCGCGCACGTAATCTCTTAATTGCCACATCGCTATCGATCAATGAAATCTCTCAAATGTGTGGTTATCCATCGCTACAATATTTCTATTCGGTATTTAAGAAGGGATACAGCATGACGCCAAAGGATTATCGCGATCGCTTTGGTGACAATATTGGATAA
- a CDS encoding lysozyme inhibitor LprI family protein produces MCVRNTLIKFCWVLLVGLTSSQAMAVNCQRATTPLENTICSNDGLHWLDTTMTIIYRAMLVKEDSLKVHSQYENWEKSLEKCTSDNCIERAYYEGISTLSDADTNFQWDGQWWNLSAGNMSGGTVQFSRNNEWGFNIDIHAWAGMNGDEYTAEARKLYGIGIVDRVADTSNCKLLLIPKKDGSLQIHSNADWGCRMSMPDGVFIDGKYTKATQDPRPKPSLLSIGIITEAARDRQFRELVGDDYQRFVDTANVYVYSEDLDNIGARVISMWVRGASNNQAAIIMYTPEGDMWAGLIVPDKNGQLAMRYYSSKNQDEKMMPRTLASWKLHFLEK; encoded by the coding sequence ATGTGTGTTAGAAACACATTAATTAAGTTTTGCTGGGTTTTGCTTGTTGGCTTGACCAGTAGCCAAGCGATGGCGGTCAACTGCCAGCGTGCTACCACGCCGTTGGAAAATACCATTTGTAGTAATGATGGCCTGCATTGGCTAGACACCACGATGACCATTATTTATCGTGCCATGTTGGTTAAAGAAGATTCACTGAAAGTGCATAGCCAGTACGAAAACTGGGAAAAATCGCTCGAAAAATGTACCAGCGATAATTGCATCGAGCGCGCTTATTATGAAGGGATAAGCACCCTTTCTGATGCCGATACTAACTTCCAGTGGGATGGCCAGTGGTGGAATCTCAGCGCAGGCAATATGAGCGGCGGCACCGTTCAGTTCAGCCGCAATAACGAATGGGGCTTTAACATTGATATCCATGCTTGGGCTGGGATGAACGGTGATGAATACACCGCTGAAGCCCGTAAGCTCTACGGCATCGGTATCGTTGATCGGGTGGCTGATACCAGCAATTGTAAACTACTGCTCATCCCTAAAAAGGATGGCTCGCTGCAAATCCATAGCAACGCCGACTGGGGATGCAGAATGTCTATGCCCGACGGCGTATTCATTGATGGAAAATATACAAAAGCCACCCAAGATCCTCGCCCAAAGCCTTCGCTATTATCCATTGGGATTATTACGGAAGCCGCTCGCGATCGGCAATTTCGTGAACTCGTGGGAGACGATTATCAGCGCTTTGTCGATACCGCAAACGTCTACGTCTATAGCGAAGATCTCGACAATATTGGCGCTAGAGTCATTTCAATGTGGGTACGTGGCGCATCAAATAATCAAGCCGCTATTATTATGTATACGCCAGAAGGCGATATGTGGGCTGGCCTGATTGTGCCTGATAAAAATGGTCAGCTTGCCATGCGCTATTACAGCTCAAAAAATCAGGATGAAAAAATGATGCCGAGAACCTTGGCGTCGTGGAAACTTCATTTTTTAGAGAAATAG
- the xylE gene encoding D-xylose transporter XylE has protein sequence MKQHYNSSYIFRITLVATLGGLLFGYDTAVISGTVDSINQVFVQPQGLSEAAANSLLGFCVASALIGCIIGGAMGGYLSNRFGRRNSLMISALLFLISAIGSGWPELGLSTINPDGGIPVYLSGYIPEFVIYRIIGGVGVGLASMLSPMYIAEIAPAEIRGKLVSFNQFAIIFGQLMVYCVNYFIARSGDALWLNSIGWRYMFASEAIPAILFFGLLFSVPESPRWLIARGETKRAGDILTRIMGKLQAEPALKEITRSLNNPEHANARLLMFGAGVIVIGVMLSVFQQFVGINVVLYYAPEVFKTLGASTDIALLQTIIVGVINLTFTVVAIMTVDKFGRKPLQIIGALGMSLGMFGLGTAFYAQLSGVVALASMLFYVAAFAMSWGPVCWVLLAEIFPNAIRSKALAVAVAAQWIANYFVSWTFPMMDKNSYLVAHFHNGFSYWIYGVMGILAALFMWKYVPETKGKSLEELESLWTHRPRSQDQDIKI, from the coding sequence ATGAAACAGCACTATAACTCATCTTATATCTTTAGAATCACGCTGGTTGCCACACTGGGAGGGCTCCTTTTTGGCTATGATACGGCGGTCATATCAGGTACGGTTGATTCGATAAATCAAGTATTTGTACAACCACAAGGCCTCAGCGAAGCCGCGGCTAACTCACTACTGGGCTTCTGCGTAGCCAGTGCGCTGATTGGGTGTATTATCGGTGGAGCAATGGGGGGCTATCTTAGCAATCGCTTTGGTCGTCGAAACTCATTAATGATCTCAGCGCTGCTTTTCCTTATTTCCGCTATCGGTTCAGGATGGCCAGAATTAGGGTTAAGCACCATTAATCCAGATGGCGGAATACCTGTTTACTTGTCAGGATATATTCCAGAGTTTGTTATTTATAGAATCATCGGTGGCGTCGGCGTAGGATTAGCCTCAATGCTTTCCCCTATGTATATTGCGGAAATTGCACCGGCAGAAATAAGAGGTAAATTAGTTTCATTTAACCAATTTGCTATTATTTTTGGTCAGCTGATGGTTTATTGCGTTAACTATTTTATTGCACGCTCTGGCGATGCGCTATGGCTAAATAGCATCGGTTGGCGTTATATGTTTGCATCAGAGGCTATTCCAGCGATTTTATTCTTTGGTTTGCTGTTTTCCGTGCCAGAAAGCCCTCGTTGGCTCATTGCTCGTGGTGAAACCAAACGGGCTGGCGATATTCTGACTCGCATCATGGGAAAATTGCAGGCCGAACCCGCGCTGAAAGAGATCACCCGCTCACTCAATAATCCCGAGCATGCGAATGCGCGCTTGCTGATGTTTGGGGCGGGAGTCATCGTTATCGGCGTCATGCTTTCGGTATTCCAGCAGTTCGTCGGGATCAACGTAGTGCTGTATTACGCACCAGAAGTGTTTAAGACCTTAGGTGCCAGCACGGATATCGCCCTGCTACAAACCATCATCGTTGGGGTTATCAATCTAACCTTTACCGTAGTGGCCATTATGACGGTCGATAAATTTGGCCGTAAACCTTTGCAGATCATCGGCGCATTAGGCATGTCGCTTGGGATGTTTGGCTTAGGCACCGCTTTCTATGCCCAGCTTTCTGGCGTGGTGGCGCTCGCGTCAATGCTATTTTACGTGGCGGCTTTTGCCATGTCGTGGGGACCGGTTTGTTGGGTACTGCTTGCGGAAATATTCCCTAATGCAATCCGTAGCAAAGCCTTAGCTGTCGCCGTGGCTGCTCAGTGGATAGCGAACTATTTTGTCTCTTGGACGTTCCCAATGATGGATAAAAACTCCTATCTGGTGGCGCATTTCCATAACGGATTCTCCTACTGGATTTACGGCGTCATGGGCATTCTCGCCGCATTGTTTATGTGGAAATATGTTCCAGAAACCAAAGGGAAATCACTCGAAGAACTTGAATCTCTCTGGACCCACCGTCCTCGCTCACAGGATCAAGACATTAAAATCTAA
- a CDS encoding acyltransferase: MSQKIIWIDNLRATACLMVVMIHSTTYYVTSGFSIGQINWDVANLLNSASRVCVPLFFMISGYLFFGEKSAQGRHVLHVLRCLLFYSALGLLYISTLTHINPWLSIRYFLVKPVFYHLWFFYAILALYIISPLISVRAVSARYLAIVVAVLAVIANPNLPQYSYQGIKLFPINLHISGDMFYYLLYALMGRSLGMLHTEQRRVSWSAALAFIGCVAAIAFSTYRQTQHNGGFADTYYMYCGPLVFIASCAIFLFFKNNFNHSQSRWMAFISRHSLAIYGFHAFFIHFIRTHHLDARSWPLVDIFMVFLFALAGSLLCSWVVGKIDRKGWVS; encoded by the coding sequence ATGAGTCAGAAAATCATTTGGATCGATAACTTACGCGCCACGGCTTGCCTCATGGTGGTGATGATCCATTCAACAACTTACTATGTCACCAGCGGGTTTAGTATTGGCCAAATAAATTGGGATGTGGCAAACCTCCTTAATTCGGCATCTCGGGTGTGTGTGCCCTTATTTTTCATGATTTCTGGCTATCTATTTTTTGGCGAGAAGTCGGCTCAAGGGCGACATGTGCTGCATGTTTTGCGCTGCTTGCTGTTTTATAGCGCGCTAGGGCTGTTGTATATCAGTACGCTGACACATATTAATCCGTGGCTTTCTATTCGATATTTCCTCGTGAAGCCGGTGTTTTATCACCTATGGTTTTTCTATGCGATATTGGCTCTGTATATCATTTCCCCATTGATTAGTGTGCGTGCGGTGAGTGCGCGATATTTGGCGATAGTGGTTGCCGTACTGGCGGTTATCGCCAACCCTAATTTGCCGCAATACAGCTATCAAGGGATTAAGCTTTTCCCTATTAATCTGCATATCTCTGGCGATATGTTTTACTACCTGCTTTATGCGTTGATGGGGCGATCTCTGGGGATGTTACACACCGAGCAGCGGCGTGTATCTTGGAGCGCTGCGCTAGCTTTTATCGGCTGCGTAGCCGCGATTGCATTTTCTACCTACCGCCAAACACAGCACAACGGTGGATTTGCTGATACTTACTACATGTACTGTGGACCGCTGGTGTTTATTGCTAGCTGCGCTATTTTTCTCTTCTTTAAGAATAACTTTAATCATTCTCAATCTCGGTGGATGGCGTTTATTTCACGTCATTCGTTGGCGATTTATGGCTTTCACGCATTTTTTATCCACTTCATTCGCACCCATCATCTAGATGCACGCAGCTGGCCGCTGGTGGATATTTTCATGGTGTTTTTATTCGCGCTGGCGGGAAGTTTGTTGTGCAGTTGGGTTGTGGGGAAAATTGATAGAAAGGGCTGGGTTTCGTAG
- the xylB gene encoding xylulokinase → MYLGIDLGTSGVKAILLSEEGKVIASHGEPLQVNRPHPLWSEQDPASWWRATDAAVLALGKQHLLSNVRAVGLTGQMHGATLLDKQQNILRPAILWNDGRSAQECGELEARVPNSRQITGNLMMPGFTAPKLKWVAKHEPDVFAQIDKVLLPKDYLRWKMSGVFASDMSDAAGTMWLDVGQRDWSDELLAATGLNRSHMPALFEGSQITGELLASIAQRWHMPVVPVVAGGGDNAAGAVGVGLYRSGQAMLSLGTSGVYFAVSDGFLSNPESAVHSFCHALPNTWHLMSVMLSAASCLDWVAKLTGLSSVSELLKEVESSAPAEAPLWFLPYLSGERTPHNNPEAKGAFWGLTHEHQRADLCRAVLEGVGFALADGMDVLHATGLRPQRITLIGGGARSAYWRQMLADISGQTLEYRTGGDVGPALGAARLAQIALHPNTPLAELLPELPLEQVHKPDAARHESYQERRRIFRELYRALEVFTLPKI, encoded by the coding sequence ATGTATCTGGGTATTGATTTAGGGACCTCCGGCGTAAAAGCCATTTTGCTCAGCGAAGAGGGCAAGGTGATAGCCAGCCATGGCGAGCCGTTACAGGTCAATCGTCCGCATCCATTATGGTCTGAGCAAGATCCCGCATCATGGTGGCGTGCCACGGATGCGGCGGTGCTGGCGCTTGGCAAACAACATTTACTGAGCAACGTGCGAGCGGTAGGGCTGACAGGCCAGATGCATGGGGCTACGCTGCTCGACAAACAGCAAAATATTCTGCGGCCGGCAATTCTTTGGAACGATGGGCGCAGCGCGCAAGAGTGTGGAGAATTAGAGGCGCGCGTGCCCAATTCTCGCCAGATTACCGGCAATTTGATGATGCCGGGCTTTACCGCGCCGAAGCTCAAATGGGTGGCAAAGCATGAGCCCGACGTGTTTGCTCAAATAGATAAAGTGCTGTTACCCAAGGATTACCTGCGCTGGAAGATGAGCGGTGTTTTTGCCAGCGATATGTCCGATGCGGCAGGCACGATGTGGCTAGATGTGGGCCAGCGCGATTGGAGTGATGAGCTGCTGGCAGCAACGGGGCTTAATCGCAGCCATATGCCTGCGTTGTTTGAAGGCTCGCAGATTACGGGCGAATTACTGGCATCCATTGCGCAGCGTTGGCATATGCCGGTTGTGCCTGTGGTGGCTGGCGGTGGCGATAACGCCGCGGGTGCCGTGGGCGTGGGTTTATATCGTTCAGGTCAGGCGATGCTTTCGCTTGGAACCTCCGGCGTCTATTTTGCCGTCAGTGATGGTTTCTTAAGTAATCCAGAAAGCGCGGTACATAGTTTCTGCCACGCCTTGCCGAATACGTGGCACCTGATGTCCGTAATGCTCAGCGCGGCATCGTGTTTGGATTGGGTTGCGAAACTCACGGGGCTTAGCAGCGTGTCTGAGCTGCTAAAAGAGGTGGAAAGCAGCGCTCCGGCTGAGGCCCCGCTGTGGTTTTTACCTTATCTCTCCGGTGAACGCACGCCGCATAATAACCCAGAGGCCAAGGGCGCATTCTGGGGACTGACCCATGAGCATCAGCGTGCCGATTTATGCCGAGCTGTGTTAGAAGGCGTGGGTTTTGCGCTGGCGGATGGGATGGATGTGCTACATGCCACAGGTCTGAGGCCACAGCGCATTACGCTGATTGGCGGCGGCGCACGCAGCGCATATTGGCGTCAGATGCTGGCTGATATCAGCGGACAAACGCTCGAATACCGAACCGGCGGCGACGTTGGCCCCGCGCTAGGTGCCGCACGTTTAGCTCAGATCGCACTGCATCCAAATACGCCGCTCGCCGAACTGTTACCAGAACTTCCGCTGGAGCAGGTGCATAAACCCGATGCGGCACGGCATGAGAGTTATCAAGAAAGACGACGTATTTTCAGGGAGTTGTATCGGGCGTTGGAGGTATTTACGTTACCTAAAATCTAG
- the dtd gene encoding D-aminoacyl-tRNA deacylase has protein sequence MIALIQRVTHASVVVEGTTVGEIGPGLLVLLGVEKEDNEQKAQRLRDKVLGYRIFSDENDKMNLNVQLAGGSVLVVSQFTLAADTQKGMRPSFSGGAAPDEAERLYEYFVGQCRETGINTQTGQFAADMKVSLLNDGPVTFWLQV, from the coding sequence ATGATAGCGTTAATTCAGAGAGTAACTCATGCCAGCGTTGTTGTTGAAGGCACCACCGTGGGCGAGATTGGCCCGGGGCTGCTGGTATTACTGGGCGTTGAAAAAGAAGATAACGAACAAAAAGCCCAAAGACTGCGTGACAAAGTATTGGGCTATCGAATTTTCAGCGATGAAAACGACAAGATGAATCTTAACGTTCAGCTGGCCGGTGGCAGCGTACTGGTGGTTTCCCAGTTTACCTTAGCCGCAGACACTCAAAAGGGGATGCGCCCAAGCTTCTCCGGCGGAGCTGCTCCCGATGAAGCCGAACGTCTGTATGAATACTTCGTTGGCCAGTGCCGTGAAACCGGCATCAACACCCAAACCGGGCAGTTTGCGGCTGATATGAAGGTTTCGCTACTCAATGATGGGCCGGTCACCTTCTGGCTCCAGGTTTAG
- the fabY gene encoding fatty acid biosynthesis protein FabY gives MYHLRVPVTEQELKDYYQFRWEMLRKPLHQPVGSERDAYDAMAHHQMVVDESGKPVAIGRLYINADNEASIRFLAVDPTVQAKGLGTLVAMTLESVARQEGVKRVVCSAREDAVEFFAKLGFENQGEITAPQTTPVRHFLMIKPVATLDDILHRPDWCAQLQKAWYENIPLSEKMGVRISQYTGQRFVTTMPESGNQNPHQTLFAGSLFSLATLTGWGLIWLLLREQHLGGTIILADAHIRYSAPITGRPRAVADLSSVSGDLDRLARGRKARVQLSVNLYGDEHPGAVFEGTYMVLPATEDDDEGSIQ, from the coding sequence ATGTATCACCTGCGAGTTCCGGTTACAGAGCAAGAGCTAAAAGATTATTACCAGTTTCGCTGGGAGATGCTGCGTAAGCCGCTGCATCAGCCTGTGGGATCGGAGCGTGATGCCTATGATGCGATGGCGCATCATCAAATGGTGGTTGATGAATCGGGAAAACCTGTAGCCATCGGGCGTTTATATATCAATGCCGATAATGAAGCCTCTATCCGCTTTCTAGCGGTTGATCCAACCGTACAGGCCAAAGGGTTAGGAACGCTGGTGGCGATGACGCTGGAGTCTGTAGCGCGTCAGGAAGGGGTTAAACGCGTGGTGTGTAGCGCACGCGAAGATGCGGTAGAGTTTTTTGCCAAGCTGGGTTTTGAAAATCAGGGCGAAATTACCGCACCGCAAACCACGCCGGTACGCCATTTTCTGATGATTAAACCGGTAGCAACGCTTGATGATATTTTGCATCGCCCTGATTGGTGCGCTCAGTTGCAAAAAGCATGGTACGAAAACATCCCGTTAAGTGAAAAAATGGGTGTGCGAATCAGCCAATATACTGGTCAGCGTTTTGTGACCACCATGCCGGAGTCAGGCAATCAAAACCCACATCAAACGCTGTTTGCAGGTAGCCTGTTTTCGCTGGCGACGTTAACGGGCTGGGGGCTGATTTGGCTGCTGCTGCGTGAACAACATTTAGGCGGAACCATTATTCTGGCCGATGCACATATACGCTATAGCGCACCGATTACCGGTCGACCACGCGCGGTTGCGGATCTCAGCTCCGTCAGCGGCGATCTGGACAGGCTTGCTCGCGGGCGCAAAGCTCGCGTTCAGCTTTCGGTAAATCTGTATGGTGATGAGCATCCAGGCGCGGTGTTTGAAGGGACGTATATGGTACTGCCTGCGACCGAAGATGATGATGAGGGCAGTATTCAGTGA
- the xylA gene encoding xylose isomerase: MQSYFDQLERVRFEGTHSTNPLAFRHYNPDEIVLGKRMEEHLRFAACYWHTFCWNGADMFGIGSFDRPWQQPGEALEQAKRKADVAFEFFHKLNVPYYCFHDIDVSPEGASLKEYVNNFAVMTDVLAEKQESSGVKLLWGTANCFTNPRYGAGAATNPNPDVFAWAATQVCQAMQATKKLGGENYVLWGGREGYETLLNTDLRQEREQLGRFMQMVVDHKHKIGFQGTLLIEPKPQEPTKHQYDYDVATVYGFLKQFGLEKEIKVNIEANHATLAGHTFHHEIASAIALGIFGSVDANRGDAQLGWDTDQFPNSVEENALIMFEILKAGGFTTGGLNYDAKVRRQSTDKYDLFYGHIGAMDTMALSLKIAAKMIEDGELDRRVAKRYSGWNGEFGQQILQGKLSLDGIAQYAQQNQLAPQHQSGHQELLENVVNRYIFG, encoded by the coding sequence ATGCAATCATATTTTGATCAACTAGAACGTGTTCGTTTTGAAGGAACTCATAGTACTAATCCTTTAGCTTTCCGCCATTACAATCCAGACGAAATTGTTCTTGGTAAACGCATGGAAGAACACCTGCGCTTTGCGGCGTGCTACTGGCATACCTTCTGCTGGAATGGTGCTGATATGTTTGGCATCGGTTCATTTGACCGTCCTTGGCAGCAGCCCGGCGAAGCGCTGGAACAAGCTAAACGCAAAGCCGATGTTGCCTTTGAATTCTTCCACAAGCTGAATGTGCCGTATTACTGTTTCCATGATATCGACGTATCGCCAGAAGGCGCTTCGCTTAAAGAATACGTCAATAACTTTGCGGTGATGACCGACGTGCTGGCTGAGAAGCAAGAAAGCAGCGGTGTGAAACTGTTGTGGGGCACGGCGAACTGCTTCACCAATCCGCGCTACGGCGCAGGTGCGGCTACTAACCCAAATCCAGACGTTTTTGCCTGGGCTGCCACACAGGTTTGCCAAGCGATGCAGGCGACCAAAAAACTGGGTGGCGAAAACTACGTGCTGTGGGGCGGACGTGAAGGTTATGAAACCCTGTTAAACACCGATTTACGCCAAGAGCGCGAACAGTTAGGGCGTTTCATGCAGATGGTGGTCGATCACAAACACAAAATTGGTTTCCAAGGCACGCTGCTGATCGAGCCAAAACCACAAGAGCCAACCAAGCATCAATATGACTATGATGTTGCGACGGTTTATGGATTCTTAAAACAGTTCGGTTTAGAAAAAGAGATCAAGGTCAATATCGAGGCCAACCACGCCACGCTGGCAGGTCATACTTTCCACCATGAGATCGCCAGCGCGATTGCTCTGGGTATTTTTGGGTCGGTGGATGCCAACCGAGGCGATGCACAGCTCGGCTGGGATACCGATCAGTTCCCGAACAGCGTAGAAGAAAATGCGCTGATCATGTTTGAAATCCTCAAAGCAGGCGGTTTCACCACCGGTGGTCTGAACTACGACGCTAAAGTTCGTCGCCAAAGTACGGATAAATATGATCTGTTCTACGGTCATATTGGCGCTATGGATACGATGGCGCTGTCGCTGAAAATTGCGGCCAAAATGATTGAAGACGGTGAACTCGATCGTCGCGTTGCGAAACGTTATTCCGGCTGGAACGGCGAATTTGGTCAGCAAATCCTGCAGGGCAAACTCTCTCTGGATGGTATTGCGCAATATGCACAGCAAAACCAGCTTGCGCCGCAGCACCAGAGCGGGCATCAAGAGCTGCTGGAAAACGTGGTTAATCGTTATATTTTTGGTTGA